From a single Miscanthus floridulus cultivar M001 chromosome 8, ASM1932011v1, whole genome shotgun sequence genomic region:
- the LOC136477808 gene encoding salutaridine reductase-like isoform X2 codes for MEGSTGNQSEEVAVVTGGNRGIGLEICKQLASNGITVVLTARDEKRGAEAVSTLGLSNVVFHQLEVSDPSSAARLADFIKEKFGKLDILVNNAGITGTTSNVGDLETFRQELAGMDDLMERIQTTNKHITEPYEEAEKCLRTNYHGIKAVTKALFPLLQSSSHGRIVNMSSYYGLLRFFSGDELKEELNNIDSLSEQRVDELSELFLKDFKDGQLEARGWPKEGGFIAYKASKALANAYSRVLAKEHPSLCINCVHPGYVETDMNFQVGHLTVEEGARGALMMAMTPKGGVTGAFLNLTEVAPFV; via the exons ATGGAAGGAAGCACAGGCAACCAATCTGAGGA GGTCGCTGTGGTTACAGGAGGGAACAGAGGAATTGGGCTAGAAATATGCAAACAACTGGCTTCTAATGGAATCACTGTAGTGCTGACAGCAAGAGATGAGAAGAGGGGCGCCGAAGCAGTCAGCACGCTTGGGCTATCCAACGTCGTATTTCATCAGCTGGAGGTCAGCGATCCGTCAAGCGCTGCACGCTTAGCTGATTTTATCAAGGAGAAGTTTGGCAAGCTGGATATATTG GTCAATAATGCAGGAATTACTGGAACGACAAGTAACGTCGGCGACCTAGAAACTTTTCGTCAAGAG CTCGCAGGCATGGACGATCTCATGGAGAGGATCCAAACAACCAATAAGCACATCACGGAACCTTATGAGGAAGCAGAGAAGTGCTTGAGGACCAACTACCATGGGATCAAAGCTGTCACAAAAGCATTGTTTCCTCTTCTGCAGTCCTCATCCCATGGAAGGATTGTTAACATGTCATCTTACTATGGACTACTCAGG TTTTTCAGTGGAGATGAACTTAAAGAGGAGCTCAACAATATCGACAGCTTATCTGAACAAAGAGTGGACGAGCTGTCAGAATTGTTCCTCAAGGACTTCAAGGATGGCCAACTGGAGGCTCGAGGTTGGCCTAAGGAAGGAGGGTTCATTGCGTACAAAGCGTCCAAGGCTCTCGCGAATGCCTATTCCCGGGTCCTTGCGAAGGAGCACCCGTCGCTGTGCATCAACTGCGTGCATCCTGGCTACGTCGAGACGGACATGAACTTCCAGGTTGGGCATCTGACGGTCGAGGAGGGAGCACGGGGAGCTCTCATGATGGCTATGACACCCAAGGGAGGCGTCACTGGTGCGTTCTTGAACCTCACCGAGGTCGCGCCATTCGTGTAA
- the LOC136477808 gene encoding salutaridine reductase-like isoform X1, with protein MIFSSRVSYVIFDRKFVILMPFFFFVTRVAVVTGGNRGIGLEICKQLASNGITVVLTARDEKRGAEAVSTLGLSNVVFHQLEVSDPSSAARLADFIKEKFGKLDILVNNAGITGTTSNVGDLETFRQELAGMDDLMERIQTTNKHITEPYEEAEKCLRTNYHGIKAVTKALFPLLQSSSHGRIVNMSSYYGLLRFFSGDELKEELNNIDSLSEQRVDELSELFLKDFKDGQLEARGWPKEGGFIAYKASKALANAYSRVLAKEHPSLCINCVHPGYVETDMNFQVGHLTVEEGARGALMMAMTPKGGVTGAFLNLTEVAPFV; from the exons ATGATTTTCTCTTCTCGAGTATCATATGTAATTTTTGACAGGAAATTTGTGATATTAATgccattttttttctttgttaCCAGGGTCGCTGTGGTTACAGGAGGGAACAGAGGAATTGGGCTAGAAATATGCAAACAACTGGCTTCTAATGGAATCACTGTAGTGCTGACAGCAAGAGATGAGAAGAGGGGCGCCGAAGCAGTCAGCACGCTTGGGCTATCCAACGTCGTATTTCATCAGCTGGAGGTCAGCGATCCGTCAAGCGCTGCACGCTTAGCTGATTTTATCAAGGAGAAGTTTGGCAAGCTGGATATATTG GTCAATAATGCAGGAATTACTGGAACGACAAGTAACGTCGGCGACCTAGAAACTTTTCGTCAAGAG CTCGCAGGCATGGACGATCTCATGGAGAGGATCCAAACAACCAATAAGCACATCACGGAACCTTATGAGGAAGCAGAGAAGTGCTTGAGGACCAACTACCATGGGATCAAAGCTGTCACAAAAGCATTGTTTCCTCTTCTGCAGTCCTCATCCCATGGAAGGATTGTTAACATGTCATCTTACTATGGACTACTCAGG TTTTTCAGTGGAGATGAACTTAAAGAGGAGCTCAACAATATCGACAGCTTATCTGAACAAAGAGTGGACGAGCTGTCAGAATTGTTCCTCAAGGACTTCAAGGATGGCCAACTGGAGGCTCGAGGTTGGCCTAAGGAAGGAGGGTTCATTGCGTACAAAGCGTCCAAGGCTCTCGCGAATGCCTATTCCCGGGTCCTTGCGAAGGAGCACCCGTCGCTGTGCATCAACTGCGTGCATCCTGGCTACGTCGAGACGGACATGAACTTCCAGGTTGGGCATCTGACGGTCGAGGAGGGAGCACGGGGAGCTCTCATGATGGCTATGACACCCAAGGGAGGCGTCACTGGTGCGTTCTTGAACCTCACCGAGGTCGCGCCATTCGTGTAA
- the LOC136477809 gene encoding LIM domain-containing protein PLIM2b-like: MSFTGTQAKCKTCDKTVHFIDLLTADGVSYHKTCFKCSHCKGILSISSYSSMDGVLYCKTHFEQLFKETGTFSKKFQGGASSTKNDQAKAPSKLSSAFSGTQDKCAACQKTVYPLEKMTLEGESYHKSCFKCSHGGCILTTSSYAALNGILYCKIHFSQLFKEKGSYNHLIQTAQTKKNEAAEAASEPPADAGAAEPEAPAQSV, translated from the exons ATGTCTTTCACCGGCACGCAGGCCAAGTGCAAAACCTGCGACAAGACGGTCCACTTCATCGACCTCCTCACCGCCGACGGCGTCTCGTACCACAAGACATGCTTCAAGTGCAGCCACTGCAAGGGCATCCTCTCG ATTAGCAGCTACTCTTCCATGGACGGTGTCCTGTACTGCAAGACGCACTTTGAACAGCTCTTCAAGGAGACAGGGACCTTCTCCAAGAAATTCCAAG GTGGAGCATCTTCAACCAAGAACGACCAG GCAAAGGCTCCGAGCAAGCTATCATCTGCATTCTCTGGAACTCAAGATAAATGCGCAGCCTGCCAGAAAACCGTGTATCCATTGGAGAAG ATGACGTTGGAAGGCGAGTCGTACCACAAGAGCTGCTTCAAATGCTCGCACGGGGGCTGCATCCTGACCACCTCCTCCTACGCCGCGCTCAACGGGATCCTCTACTGCAAGATACATTTCTCGCAGCTGTTCAAGGAGAAGGGCAGCTACAACCACCTCATCCAGACGGCGCAGACCAAGAAGAACGAGGCTGCGGAGGCCGCGTCGGAGCCACCGGCGGATGCAGGCGCGGCTGAGCCGGAAGCACCCGCGCAGTCGGTGTAG
- the LOC136474383 gene encoding uncharacterized protein — MQMCPSWCARHRDCWAAIVDKWVSDEWRERHALRRECRLQMGGPAHHQGNRPLSSYAQAWSQSHDGQECNEFMAYAMAHKGKATAPDTVYNPEDGPEAYSNTSVHSKLTDYASAARERHGEDFDPATQPLDTDLVMRLEGGKQHGRYWMASNMVDSTSVPNLAQIRAQSTSSSVPIRPRQASTLQQMAALQATVERMEAEREAERVERERERAQREAERAEWEVLRAQRAAEA, encoded by the exons atgcagatgtgtccttcttggtgcgccaggcacagagactgttgggcggccatcgtggacaagtgggtctccgatgagtggagggagaggcacgccctccgtcgggagtgccgcctgcagatgggtgggccggcgcaccaccaaggcaaccggcccctcagttcgtacgcccaggcctgg tcccagtcacatgatggccaggaatgcaacgagttcatggcgtacgccatggcacacaagggcaaggcgacagccccggacaccgtctacaacccggaggacgggcccgaggcgtacagcaacacgagcgtccatagcaagctcaccgactacgcctcggcggcccgcgagcggcatggggaggacttcgaccccgccacccagccccttgataccgacctcgtgatgaggctcgaaggagggaagcagcacggccggtactggatggcctccaacatggtcgactcgacctctgtgcccaacctcgcccagatccgagcacagagcacgagctcctccgtccccattcgacctcggcaggcgagcacactgcagcagatggcggcactccag gccactgtggagaggatggaggccgagagggaggccgagagggtcgagagggagagggagagggcccagagggaggctgagagggccgagtgggaggtcctgagggcccagagggcggccgaggcgtag